From Nocardioides sp. HDW12B, the proteins below share one genomic window:
- a CDS encoding MaoC/PaaZ C-terminal domain-containing protein: MPIDPTLAVGAELPTRSFSWTSSDVLLYHLAVGLGSREGDHLDPAALTFTTEDGLAGPLQVLPSFGIVAPSFHETAAPSLDMPGVDISLSQVVHGSQSVRLHRPLPSAGSATLTTRISDVWDKGKAAVIVQEGVAVDDSGDPLFTTTSSIFVRGEGGFGGERGPSTSVPVPDREPDLDTSYAVTPHQALLYRLCGDRNPLHADPGFAADAGFPAPILHGLCSYGIVLGTLVTSLLDSDVTRVGAFSARFAGVVLPGESIRTLAWRDPDRDRLLVRAVVASDDAERDGAPVLADSVLDLTD; the protein is encoded by the coding sequence GTGCCCATCGACCCGACACTGGCCGTCGGCGCCGAGCTGCCCACCCGGTCGTTCTCGTGGACGTCGTCCGACGTGCTGCTCTACCACCTCGCCGTCGGCCTCGGCTCCCGCGAGGGCGACCACCTCGACCCCGCGGCGCTGACGTTCACCACCGAGGACGGGCTCGCGGGCCCGCTCCAGGTGCTGCCGTCCTTCGGGATCGTGGCCCCCTCCTTCCACGAGACCGCCGCGCCGTCGTTGGACATGCCCGGCGTCGACATCTCCCTGTCGCAGGTCGTGCACGGCAGCCAGTCCGTCCGCCTGCACCGGCCGCTGCCGTCCGCCGGCTCCGCCACCCTGACCACCCGCATCAGCGACGTGTGGGACAAAGGCAAGGCGGCCGTCATCGTCCAGGAGGGCGTCGCCGTCGACGACTCCGGCGACCCGCTGTTCACCACGACGAGCAGCATCTTCGTGCGCGGCGAGGGCGGCTTCGGCGGCGAGCGCGGTCCCTCGACCTCGGTGCCGGTCCCCGACCGCGAGCCCGACCTGGACACGTCGTACGCCGTCACGCCGCACCAGGCCCTGCTCTACCGGCTCTGCGGCGACCGCAACCCGCTCCACGCCGACCCGGGATTCGCCGCCGACGCCGGCTTCCCCGCCCCGATCCTGCACGGCCTCTGCTCCTACGGCATCGTGCTGGGCACGCTGGTGACCTCGCTCCTCGACTCCGACGTCACGCGCGTGGGCGCCTTCTCGGCCCGATTCGCCGGCGTCGTCCTCCCGGGCGAGTCGATCCGCACGCTGGCGTGGCGCGACCCCGACCGCGACCGCCTGCTGGTGCGGGCCGTCGTCGCCTCCGACGACGCAGAGCGCGACGGAGCACCGGTCCTCGCCGACAGCGTCCTCGACCTCACCGACTGA
- a CDS encoding flavin reductase family protein, which yields MAEDLEPPEGMNPLARQTWPSPELIDQFIPAFDFHFRLGEDTPLPDDPEALAQARHFRDVLGLFATGVTVVTSMSDGEPVGMTCQSFTSVSLSPPLVLFCPSRTSRAWPLMHRAGHFCVNILSDGQHELSNAMATKGSEKFDGVGWSLSKTGAPLLDGVAGYVDCTVQAVHEAGDHYVVIGRVQDLGHGEAPLEPQPLLFHRGRYTAPRDA from the coding sequence ATGGCCGAGGACCTCGAGCCGCCGGAGGGCATGAACCCGCTGGCCCGCCAGACGTGGCCCTCGCCCGAGCTGATCGACCAGTTCATCCCGGCCTTCGACTTCCACTTCCGGCTCGGCGAGGACACGCCGCTGCCGGACGACCCGGAGGCGCTGGCCCAGGCCCGCCACTTCCGTGACGTGCTCGGCCTCTTCGCGACCGGGGTGACCGTGGTGACGTCGATGAGCGACGGCGAGCCGGTCGGCATGACGTGCCAGTCGTTCACCTCGGTGTCGCTGTCCCCGCCGCTGGTGCTGTTCTGCCCCTCGCGCACGTCGCGGGCGTGGCCGCTGATGCACCGGGCCGGGCACTTCTGCGTCAACATCCTCAGCGACGGCCAGCACGAGCTGTCGAACGCGATGGCCACCAAGGGCAGCGAGAAGTTCGACGGTGTCGGCTGGAGCCTGTCGAAGACGGGTGCGCCGCTGCTGGACGGCGTCGCCGGCTACGTCGACTGCACGGTCCAGGCGGTGCACGAGGCCGGCGACCACTACGTCGTCATCGGACGCGTCCAGGACCTCGGCCACGGCGAAGCCCCTCTCGAGCCCCAGCCCCTGCTGTTCCACCGCGGCCGCTACACCGCTCCGCGCGACGCCTGA
- the hsaA gene encoding 3-hydroxy-9,10-secoandrosta-1,3,5(10)-triene-9,17-dione monooxygenase oxygenase subunit codes for MTAQVLDGVRDLLPTFRSRAEETERLRVIPDANVKELAETGFFKLLQPRRYDGFESDPVDFYTAVKEIAGACGSTGWVSAVVGVHPWQVALFSDEAQQAVWGEDTDTRLSSSYAPTGKAVITDGGFTLSGRWSFSSGSDHCQWVLLGGLVLNPEGQVVDFRTFMVPRRDYTIEDVWNTVGLRGTGSNDVVVEDVFVPEAFTLSMSDTGRCFGPGQEVNPSDLYKLPFHSVFTMTISTPLVGMAYGAYEEHVEMQRKRVRAAYLAEKTANDPYATVRIARASNEIDAAWVLQVHNLRQLQACVDRGERIPLELRLRVRRDQVIASERAIRAIDTMFESSGGRALAEGTYLQRAWRDAHAGRVHAANDPERALSMYGSLAFGHKIDPGMY; via the coding sequence ATGACCGCCCAGGTCCTCGACGGAGTCCGCGACCTGCTGCCCACCTTCCGCTCCCGCGCGGAGGAGACCGAGCGGCTGCGCGTGATCCCCGACGCCAACGTCAAGGAGCTCGCCGAGACCGGCTTCTTCAAGCTGCTCCAGCCGCGGCGCTACGACGGCTTCGAGTCCGACCCGGTGGACTTCTACACCGCCGTCAAGGAGATCGCCGGTGCCTGCGGCTCGACCGGCTGGGTCTCGGCCGTCGTCGGCGTCCACCCCTGGCAGGTCGCGCTGTTCTCCGACGAGGCGCAGCAGGCGGTGTGGGGCGAGGACACCGACACCCGGCTGTCGTCGTCGTACGCGCCGACCGGCAAGGCCGTGATCACCGACGGCGGCTTCACCCTGAGCGGGCGCTGGAGCTTCTCCTCCGGCTCCGACCACTGCCAGTGGGTGCTGCTCGGTGGGTTGGTGCTCAACCCCGAGGGTCAGGTCGTCGACTTCCGGACCTTCATGGTGCCGCGGCGCGACTACACGATCGAGGACGTCTGGAACACCGTCGGCCTGCGGGGCACCGGCTCCAACGACGTCGTGGTCGAGGACGTCTTCGTGCCGGAGGCGTTCACGCTGTCGATGTCGGACACCGGGCGCTGCTTCGGCCCGGGCCAGGAGGTCAACCCCTCCGACCTCTACAAGCTGCCGTTCCACTCGGTCTTCACGATGACGATCTCGACGCCGCTGGTGGGCATGGCCTACGGCGCCTACGAGGAGCACGTCGAGATGCAGCGCAAGCGTGTGCGGGCGGCGTACCTCGCGGAGAAGACCGCCAACGACCCCTACGCCACCGTGCGCATCGCGCGGGCCTCCAACGAGATCGACGCGGCCTGGGTGCTGCAGGTGCACAACCTGCGTCAGCTCCAGGCGTGCGTGGACCGCGGCGAGCGGATCCCGCTCGAGCTGCGCCTGCGCGTACGACGCGACCAGGTGATCGCCAGCGAGCGGGCCATCCGTGCCATCGACACGATGTTCGAGTCCTCCGGCGGCCGCGCGCTGGCCGAGGGCACCTACCTGCAGCGGGCGTGGCGCGACGCGCACGCCGGCCGGGTGCACGCCGCCAACGACCCCGAGCGGGCGCTGTCGATGTACGGCTCGCTGGCCTTCGGCCACAAGATCGACCCCGGGATGTACTGA
- the hsaD gene encoding 4,5:9,10-diseco-3-hydroxy-5,9,17-trioxoandrosta-1(10),2-diene-4-oate hydrolase, giving the protein MGEPQAVLTRESTRHKAEVRGITLSYHEASPTVEPVEPVETPPLVMLHGGGPGASAWSNFGAALPGFAEDFRTILVDQPGFGWSDKPDVVGNYYRFAAEHVLALLDELGIERCHLLGNSLGGGTAMRLALMAPDRVARLVLMGPGGLSLNLFHADPTEGVQRLMDFSANPSREALRAFVSTMVVDQRLVTDELIEERYADATAPGAREAMTSMGMSFFDPATAEDGMLWREAHRLRHHTLLTWGREDRVNPLDGALAALKLIPRARLHVFPRCGHWAQIEAAEEFREVATGFLAAHRERVSTSSTTGGHS; this is encoded by the coding sequence GTGGGCGAGCCGCAGGCTGTCCTCACCCGCGAGTCCACGCGCCACAAGGCGGAGGTCCGCGGGATCACGCTGAGCTACCACGAGGCCTCCCCGACGGTCGAGCCGGTCGAACCCGTCGAGACCCCGCCCCTCGTCATGCTGCACGGCGGCGGGCCGGGCGCGTCGGCGTGGAGCAACTTCGGCGCCGCGCTGCCGGGCTTCGCCGAGGACTTCCGCACGATCCTGGTCGACCAGCCCGGGTTCGGGTGGTCCGACAAGCCCGACGTGGTCGGCAACTACTACCGCTTCGCCGCCGAGCACGTGCTGGCGCTGCTCGACGAGCTCGGGATCGAGCGCTGCCACCTGCTGGGCAACAGCCTCGGCGGCGGGACGGCGATGCGGCTCGCGCTGATGGCGCCGGACCGGGTCGCGCGACTGGTCCTCATGGGACCGGGCGGGCTGTCGCTGAACCTCTTCCACGCCGACCCGACCGAGGGTGTCCAGCGGCTGATGGACTTCTCCGCGAATCCCTCGCGCGAGGCGCTGCGGGCGTTCGTCTCGACGATGGTGGTCGACCAGCGTCTGGTGACCGACGAGCTGATCGAGGAGCGGTACGCCGACGCGACGGCGCCCGGCGCCCGCGAGGCCATGACCAGCATGGGGATGAGCTTCTTCGACCCCGCGACGGCCGAGGACGGCATGCTGTGGCGCGAGGCGCACCGGCTGCGCCACCACACGCTGCTGACGTGGGGCCGGGAGGACCGGGTCAACCCGCTCGACGGGGCGTTGGCGGCGCTGAAGCTGATCCCGCGGGCGCGGCTGCACGTCTTCCCCCGCTGCGGGCACTGGGCGCAGATCGAGGCGGCCGAGGAGTTCCGCGAGGTGGCGACCGGCTTCCTCGCCGCGCACCGCGAGCGGGTCTCGACGAGCTCGACCACCGGAGGGCATTCGTGA
- a CDS encoding YciI family protein → MPHYLIHFNQQWVGDHDEAWFQTRVEPSTAVVREMQERGVLVYAGGLVEELEEAASADATSGELVVTDGPFTETKEWLGGLTIVDVPDDASARAWAGRVAEGCGWPQEVRRFKDGSLQAVTREG, encoded by the coding sequence ATGCCTCACTACCTCATCCATTTCAACCAGCAGTGGGTCGGCGACCACGACGAGGCGTGGTTCCAGACCCGGGTCGAGCCGTCCACGGCGGTCGTCCGGGAGATGCAGGAGCGGGGCGTCCTGGTCTACGCCGGCGGGCTGGTCGAGGAGCTCGAGGAGGCGGCCAGCGCGGACGCGACGAGCGGCGAGCTGGTCGTGACCGACGGGCCCTTCACCGAGACCAAGGAGTGGCTCGGAGGGCTGACGATCGTGGACGTGCCCGATGACGCGTCGGCTCGCGCGTGGGCGGGACGGGTCGCGGAGGGGTGCGGCTGGCCCCAGGAGGTACGCCGCTTCAAGGACGGCTCGTTGCAGGCGGTCACCCGCGAGGGGTGA
- the kstD gene encoding 3-oxosteroid 1-dehydrogenase: MGEPEETVVDVLVVGAGGAGMAAALTAADEGLETLLVEKSPWFGGSTARSGGGVWIPRNYALDAAFGDDTLEAAKTYLDSIVGDDVPKTRRDTYLERGPEVMDFIRARTPVRFRWVTDYADYYPEAPGGRPGGRSVEPVPLDGRVLGDELERLHPPYTQAPANLVVTQANYRWLSLGLRTARGPLTALKVFLRRLLAVALGRRMHGMGNALAIGLRKGLLDLDVPLWYDTELSELVLADDRVVGARLLRDGVEHVVRVRRGVVLGSGGFEHNLEMRQKFQPSPITTEWTTGAPSNTGGGILAGIAAGAETDLMDDAWWGPTFVLPRGPWFCLAERNLPGSIMVNADGRRFVNEAAPYVDAVHAMYDGEATGVSHVPCWMVLDQRYRNRYLFAGLGPRQPFPGRWLKHGTIVRSDTVEGLAEQIGVPAANLTATLERFNGFARNGVDEDFGRGESVYDQYYSDPTVTPNPSLHAIDQAPFYAVKMVPGDLGTKGGLVTDERARVLRPDGSVIAGLYAAGNCSAAVMGRTYPGPGGTIGPALTFGRLAALDLAADRTHPGA, translated from the coding sequence ATGGGTGAGCCCGAGGAGACCGTCGTCGACGTGCTGGTCGTGGGGGCCGGCGGGGCCGGCATGGCCGCCGCCCTGACAGCGGCCGACGAGGGCCTCGAGACCCTGCTGGTCGAGAAGAGCCCGTGGTTCGGCGGGTCCACGGCCCGGTCCGGCGGCGGGGTCTGGATCCCGCGCAACTACGCGCTCGACGCGGCCTTCGGCGACGACACCCTCGAGGCGGCCAAGACCTACCTCGACAGCATCGTGGGCGACGACGTTCCCAAGACCAGGCGCGACACCTACCTCGAGCGCGGACCCGAGGTCATGGACTTCATCCGCGCCCGCACCCCGGTGCGGTTCCGCTGGGTGACCGACTACGCCGACTACTACCCGGAGGCCCCCGGCGGGCGTCCGGGCGGGCGCAGCGTCGAGCCGGTGCCGCTCGACGGCCGGGTCCTCGGCGACGAGCTCGAGCGGCTCCACCCGCCGTACACGCAGGCGCCGGCCAACCTCGTCGTCACCCAGGCCAACTACCGCTGGCTCTCGCTCGGGCTGCGCACCGCGCGCGGCCCGCTCACCGCGCTGAAGGTCTTCCTGCGCCGGCTCCTGGCCGTCGCGCTCGGGCGCCGCATGCACGGCATGGGCAACGCCCTGGCCATCGGCCTGCGCAAGGGCCTCCTCGACCTCGACGTGCCGCTCTGGTACGACACCGAGCTCAGCGAGCTGGTGCTCGCCGACGACCGGGTCGTGGGCGCCCGGCTGCTGCGCGACGGCGTCGAGCACGTGGTGCGGGTGCGCCGCGGGGTCGTGCTCGGCAGCGGCGGCTTCGAGCACAACCTGGAGATGCGACAGAAGTTCCAGCCCTCCCCCATCACCACCGAGTGGACCACCGGCGCCCCGTCGAACACCGGCGGCGGCATCCTTGCCGGCATCGCCGCGGGCGCCGAGACCGACCTCATGGACGACGCCTGGTGGGGACCGACGTTCGTGCTGCCCCGCGGCCCGTGGTTCTGCCTGGCCGAGCGCAACCTGCCCGGCTCGATCATGGTCAACGCCGACGGCCGGCGCTTCGTCAACGAGGCCGCGCCGTACGTCGACGCCGTGCACGCGATGTACGACGGCGAGGCGACCGGCGTCTCCCACGTGCCGTGCTGGATGGTGCTCGACCAGCGCTACCGCAACCGCTACCTCTTCGCCGGCCTCGGCCCGCGCCAGCCCTTCCCGGGACGGTGGCTCAAGCACGGCACGATTGTGCGCAGCGACACCGTCGAGGGACTCGCCGAGCAGATCGGCGTGCCGGCAGCCAACCTGACCGCCACGCTCGAGCGCTTCAACGGCTTCGCCCGCAACGGGGTCGACGAGGACTTCGGCCGCGGCGAGAGCGTCTACGACCAGTACTACTCCGACCCGACCGTCACGCCGAACCCGTCGCTGCACGCCATCGACCAGGCGCCCTTCTACGCCGTGAAGATGGTGCCCGGCGACCTCGGGACCAAGGGCGGGCTGGTCACCGACGAGCGGGCCCGCGTGCTGCGCCCCGACGGCTCGGTGATCGCCGGCCTCTACGCCGCCGGCAACTGCTCCGCGGCCGTGATGGGGCGGACCTACCCCGGCCCCGGCGGCACCATCGGCCCGGCCCTGACCTTCGGCCGCCTCGCCGCCCTCGACCTCGCCGCCGACCGCACGCACCCAGGGGCCTGA
- the hsaC gene encoding iron-dependent extradiol dioxygenase HsaC: MSIDIRSLGYVRVDSTDLDQWRHFGGKVLGLAEGRGPDPENLYFRMDELSARIVVAPGAQDRLAAMGWEVADHHALSAAVDHLKHHGVEVESATPEELAERRVEGMVRFADPFENVFELYHGATYEMRPVVTPYAQTFVTGEQGMGHIVVPVGDDVEALRFYTDVLGFRLRDSMRMPGEFVGKEPGSTVWLRFLGCNPRHHSLAFLPMPNPSKCVHIMVEVERLDDVGRALERVRKHQAPLSATLGRHMNDQMVSFYVKSPGGFDVEYGCEGLQVDDDRWVARESTAVSYWGHHFGGS, from the coding sequence GTGAGCATCGACATCCGCTCCCTGGGCTACGTCCGGGTCGACAGCACCGACCTCGACCAGTGGCGGCACTTCGGCGGCAAGGTCCTCGGCCTTGCCGAGGGGCGCGGGCCGGACCCGGAGAACCTCTACTTCCGCATGGACGAGCTCTCCGCCCGCATCGTCGTCGCGCCGGGCGCGCAGGACCGCCTCGCCGCCATGGGCTGGGAGGTCGCCGACCACCACGCGCTGTCGGCGGCGGTGGACCACCTCAAGCACCACGGGGTGGAGGTGGAGTCGGCCACCCCCGAGGAGCTGGCGGAGCGCCGCGTCGAGGGCATGGTCCGCTTCGCCGACCCCTTCGAGAACGTCTTCGAGCTCTACCACGGGGCGACGTACGAGATGCGGCCGGTGGTGACGCCGTACGCCCAGACCTTCGTGACCGGTGAGCAGGGGATGGGGCACATCGTCGTACCGGTGGGCGACGACGTGGAGGCGCTGCGCTTCTACACCGACGTGCTCGGCTTCCGGCTGCGCGACTCGATGCGGATGCCGGGGGAGTTCGTCGGCAAGGAGCCGGGCTCGACGGTGTGGCTGCGCTTCCTGGGCTGCAACCCGCGCCACCACAGCCTGGCCTTCCTGCCGATGCCCAACCCGAGCAAGTGCGTGCACATCATGGTGGAGGTCGAGCGGCTCGACGACGTCGGTCGCGCGCTGGAGCGGGTGCGGAAGCACCAGGCACCCCTCAGTGCGACACTGGGACGACACATGAACGACCAGATGGTGTCGTTCTACGTGAAGTCGCCAGGAGGGTTCGACGTGGAGTACGGCTGCGAGGGGCTGCAGGTCGACGACGACCGCTGGGTCGCGCGCGAGTCCACGGCGGTCAGCTACTGGGGTCACCACTTCGGCGGCAGCTGA